In the Maribacter sp. MJ134 genome, one interval contains:
- a CDS encoding RNA polymerase sigma factor → MEAQIEDSQLVKEYINGNERAIGVLIKRHNARLTGFIYSKVGDRELTEDIFQDTFMKVIRTLKRGAYSEEGKFLPWVMRIAHNLIIDHFRKNNRMPMFEGADSFNIFSLMGDERLNAEKQLIKDQIDSDLTRMIKELPQDQQEVLQMRIYKDMSFKEISDNTGVSINTALGRMRYALINLRKLVEANSIVLTN, encoded by the coding sequence ATGGAAGCACAAATTGAAGATTCCCAACTTGTTAAAGAATATATAAACGGTAATGAAAGAGCCATTGGTGTTCTTATCAAACGTCATAATGCCCGGCTCACGGGATTTATTTATTCCAAAGTAGGTGATCGCGAACTAACGGAGGATATTTTCCAAGATACTTTTATGAAGGTTATACGTACCTTAAAACGTGGTGCCTACAGTGAGGAAGGTAAATTTCTGCCTTGGGTAATGCGTATTGCCCATAACCTTATTATAGACCATTTTAGAAAAAACAACAGGATGCCCATGTTTGAGGGCGCAGACAGTTTTAATATTTTTTCCTTAATGGGAGACGAACGCCTCAATGCAGAAAAACAATTGATAAAAGACCAAATAGATTCTGATTTGACTAGGATGATTAAGGAATTGCCACAAGATCAGCAAGAGGTCCTACAAATGCGTATATATAAGGATATGAGTTTTAAGGAAATTTCCGATAATACAGGTGTTAGTATTAATACCGCACTTGGAAGAATGCGCTACGCCTTAATTAACCTGAGAAAGCTTGTTGAAGCAAATAGTATTGTTTTAACGAATTAA
- the uvrA gene encoding excinuclease ABC subunit UvrA: protein MPSIAKVNPKENIIIKGAKLHNLKNIDVVIPRNKLVVITGLSGSGKSSLAFDTLYAEGQRRYVESLSSYARQFLGKLDKPKVDYIKGIAPAIAIEQKVNSTNPRSTVGTTTEIYDYIKLLYARIGKTFSPVSGNEVKKNTVTDVIEYIKKFQENTKLLLLAPIVIREDRDTLKSLQLFSKQGYARIKYKGEVLRIDKAPENIEKEFDLVVDRIITKNDEDFYNRLANAVDTAFFEGKGQCIIEKLEDGKQQLFSNKFELDGMQFLEPNVHLFSFNNPYGACPKCEGYGDVIGIDADLVIPNTALSIYENAVFPWRGESMSWYRDQLVNSAYKYNFPIHKPWFELNEEQQELVWSGNDHFIGLHKFFDTLEEKSYKIQNRVMLSRYRGKTKCNICNGKRLRPETDYVKVGGKSISQLVGLSIEKLIIFFSRLELSKNDAQIADRLLKEINTRLGFLDKVGLNYLTLNRKSNTLSGGESQRINLATSLGSSLVGSMYILDEPSIGLHPKDTENLIEVLISLRNLGNTVIVVEHDEDIMKAADEVIDIGPEAGTHGGHIVAQGTLAKILKSTSLTASYLNGTKVIKVPSERRTSKNHIQIKGCREHNLKNINVTFPLDMLTVVTGVSGSGKSTLVKKLLYPIILKEVGGYGEKAGQFTAVEGKYKHIKHVEFVDQNPIGRSSRSNPVTYIKAYDDIRNLFAAQKLSKIRNYQAKHFSFNVDGGRCEKCKGEGEITVEMQFMADVHLECDTCGGKRFKKDVLEVTFNNANIDDVLNMTIDDAITFFETGEQTKIVKKLKPLQDVGLGYVTLGQSSSTLSGGEAQRIKLASFLVKGTTKDKALFIFDEPTTGLHFHDIQKLLTSFNALIKKGHSIVVIEHNIELIKCADYIIDLGPGGGENGGQLLAEGTPEEVAKNKKSFTAKYLKEKL, encoded by the coding sequence ATGCCTTCAATTGCTAAAGTAAACCCTAAAGAGAATATCATAATTAAGGGTGCAAAACTGCACAACCTTAAAAATATTGATGTCGTAATACCTAGAAATAAGTTAGTCGTTATTACGGGGTTGTCCGGCTCCGGAAAATCTAGTCTGGCTTTTGATACCCTTTATGCCGAAGGTCAACGACGTTATGTAGAAAGTCTGTCTTCTTATGCCAGACAGTTTTTAGGCAAATTAGATAAACCAAAAGTAGATTATATAAAAGGAATAGCTCCCGCCATTGCCATAGAGCAGAAAGTAAATTCTACCAATCCAAGGTCTACGGTAGGTACGACCACGGAAATTTATGACTACATTAAGTTGCTGTATGCACGGATCGGAAAAACTTTTTCGCCCGTTTCAGGAAATGAAGTAAAGAAGAATACGGTAACGGATGTTATTGAGTACATTAAAAAGTTCCAAGAAAACACCAAACTACTACTTCTTGCTCCAATTGTAATCAGAGAAGATAGAGATACGCTAAAATCCCTTCAATTATTCTCAAAGCAGGGCTATGCGCGCATAAAGTACAAAGGTGAAGTTTTAAGAATAGATAAGGCGCCTGAGAACATTGAAAAAGAATTCGACCTAGTTGTTGACCGTATCATCACTAAAAATGATGAAGATTTTTACAACAGATTAGCAAATGCAGTGGACACTGCGTTTTTTGAAGGTAAGGGACAATGTATTATTGAGAAACTGGAAGATGGAAAACAGCAATTGTTCAGCAACAAATTTGAATTGGACGGGATGCAATTTTTGGAACCGAATGTGCATCTTTTTAGTTTTAACAATCCCTATGGGGCTTGCCCAAAATGCGAAGGCTATGGTGATGTCATAGGAATAGACGCAGACTTGGTGATACCTAATACCGCACTTTCTATCTATGAAAATGCCGTGTTTCCATGGCGCGGCGAAAGTATGAGCTGGTATAGGGACCAGTTGGTAAATTCCGCTTACAAATATAATTTTCCCATTCACAAACCTTGGTTTGAACTGAATGAGGAACAACAGGAATTGGTTTGGAGCGGTAATGATCATTTTATTGGCCTGCATAAATTTTTTGATACACTAGAGGAGAAAAGTTATAAGATACAGAATAGGGTTATGTTGTCCCGCTACCGCGGAAAAACCAAATGTAATATCTGCAACGGTAAGCGCCTAAGACCAGAGACGGATTATGTAAAAGTAGGTGGAAAATCCATATCGCAACTAGTGGGACTATCTATTGAAAAGCTCATTATCTTTTTTAGTAGACTAGAGCTAAGTAAGAATGATGCCCAAATTGCTGACCGTTTGCTTAAAGAAATCAATACACGATTGGGCTTTTTGGACAAAGTAGGATTAAATTATCTGACCTTAAATAGAAAATCCAATACCTTATCCGGGGGAGAAAGTCAACGTATAAATCTGGCCACTTCATTAGGCAGTAGTTTGGTCGGTTCCATGTATATATTGGACGAACCTAGTATCGGGCTTCATCCAAAAGACACCGAAAATCTTATTGAAGTACTTATTTCACTAAGAAATCTTGGTAATACGGTTATCGTGGTCGAACACGACGAGGATATTATGAAAGCCGCAGATGAAGTTATAGATATTGGTCCCGAGGCAGGAACCCATGGTGGTCATATAGTTGCGCAGGGAACCCTTGCCAAGATATTAAAATCTACGTCCCTTACCGCAAGTTATCTTAATGGTACCAAGGTGATAAAAGTTCCGTCCGAGCGACGTACTTCCAAAAATCATATTCAAATCAAAGGCTGCAGGGAACATAACCTCAAAAATATCAATGTCACCTTTCCCCTAGATATGTTAACCGTTGTGACCGGAGTTTCCGGCAGTGGTAAAAGTACCTTAGTAAAAAAGCTGCTCTATCCTATCATTTTAAAAGAAGTTGGTGGTTATGGTGAAAAAGCGGGTCAGTTTACGGCAGTAGAGGGTAAATACAAGCATATTAAACACGTAGAGTTCGTAGACCAAAACCCTATTGGAAGGTCTTCTAGGTCCAATCCGGTTACCTATATAAAGGCATATGACGATATCCGAAATCTGTTTGCGGCACAAAAACTAAGTAAAATCCGGAATTACCAAGCCAAACACTTCTCTTTTAATGTTGATGGTGGCCGATGCGAAAAATGTAAGGGCGAGGGGGAAATCACGGTAGAAATGCAGTTCATGGCCGATGTTCATCTAGAATGTGATACTTGTGGGGGTAAGCGTTTTAAAAAAGATGTTTTGGAAGTAACCTTCAATAATGCAAATATTGATGATGTCCTTAATATGACCATTGATGACGCCATCACCTTTTTTGAAACCGGCGAGCAAACTAAAATTGTAAAGAAACTAAAGCCGTTACAGGACGTAGGTTTGGGCTACGTTACCTTGGGGCAGTCCTCTTCTACCCTATCCGGTGGAGAGGCACAGCGGATAAAATTAGCATCTTTTTTAGTAAAAGGGACTACAAAAGACAAGGCGCTCTTTATTTTTGACGAACCCACAACTGGACTTCATTTTCACGATATCCAAAAACTATTGACCTCTTTTAATGCCCTTATTAAAAAAGGACATTCCATTGTGGTGATAGAACATAATATTGAGCTGATCAAATGTGCGGACTATATTATTGACCTTGGACCTGGAGGTGGCGAAAATGGTGGTCAATTACTGGCAGAAGGTACACCGGAAGAAGTCGCGAAAAATAAAAAATCTTTTACGGCGAAGTATTTAAAGGAGAAATTATAA
- a CDS encoding RluA family pseudouridine synthase codes for MLVIASHAVPVLENPVRLQEYGVGIFDVLVTKSALKKAIKKELILVNETVGSTATFIKGGEQIELLASSRNSLARRLLLNLEVVYEDDYLAIINKPAGILVSGNSFKTVANALAQNLMPSQEADAVMPQPVHRLDYPTTGLLLIGKTSRSIMLLSKLFEEKKISKVYHAVTIKDMKRKGLLQYPVDDKAAESEFEVLQVIPSERFEFLNLVRLKPSTGRRHQLRKHLLTLGNPILGDAVYAFDDLILKGKGLYLHASELKFVHPFTKEELIIKCRLPKKFGKLFKIVL; via the coding sequence ATGCTGGTAATAGCTAGTCACGCGGTACCTGTCTTGGAAAACCCGGTTCGATTACAAGAATATGGTGTAGGGATTTTTGACGTATTAGTGACCAAATCAGCTTTAAAAAAAGCGATTAAAAAGGAATTGATTCTAGTTAATGAGACAGTTGGAAGTACGGCTACATTTATCAAGGGCGGGGAGCAAATCGAATTACTTGCCTCTAGTCGTAATAGTCTAGCGCGGAGGTTACTATTAAATTTAGAGGTAGTTTACGAAGACGATTACTTGGCTATCATTAATAAACCTGCGGGGATATTGGTGAGCGGTAATAGTTTTAAAACGGTAGCTAATGCCCTAGCTCAGAACCTAATGCCCAGCCAAGAAGCCGATGCCGTAATGCCGCAACCAGTGCATCGACTTGATTATCCGACAACGGGATTATTGCTAATCGGAAAAACGAGCAGAAGTATTATGCTTTTAAGTAAACTATTTGAAGAAAAGAAAATCAGCAAGGTTTACCACGCTGTTACCATTAAGGATATGAAAAGAAAGGGTCTACTACAATACCCGGTAGACGATAAAGCGGCTGAATCTGAATTTGAAGTGCTACAAGTGATACCATCAGAAAGGTTTGAATTCTTAAACTTAGTGAGACTAAAACCTAGCACAGGAAGAAGACATCAGCTTCGTAAGCATCTTTTGACCCTAGGTAATCCTATTTTGGGAGATGCAGTCTACGCTTTCGATGATTTAATTCTAAAGGGAAAGGGTTTGTACCTCCATGCCAGCGAGCTCAAGTTTGTTCATCCTTTCACAAAAGAAGAATTGATTATTAAATGTAGACTTCCAAAAAAGTTCGGGAAGTTGTTTAAAATTGTTTTGTGA
- a CDS encoding lipopolysaccharide biosynthesis protein → MSNTIVTYIGFGIGAVNTLFLYTKFMQPENYGLVQVILSVSAVLMPILAFGIPNSLVKFYSSFNENRAQDGFLTMMLLLPLVLIVPIALLSFFANEAIGSLLARENPVVRDYVWHIFLIGLAMAYFEVFYAWVRVRMKSVFGNFMKEIFCRVCQSILLVLFVFDYIEIEFFINAVVVSYLLRMLIMKFYAYRLHMPKLIWNIPGNWRDIVKYSALIILGGSTAIVLMEIDKVMLNNFLPIANVAYYGVAGFIAVSIAVPARAMHQITYPMTAEYLNRNDVFSLKGLYQKSSLTLFIISGLLFLLIILNLNDLYKLLPDGYAGGFFIVFWIGLAKVFDALLGNNNSILYNSDYYRSILFFGVLLALMAIGLNLWLIPTYGLNGAAIASFSAFFVYNCLKLYYVKLKFQISPFTRETVKVFSLLLVLGAIFYYLQFSFHPILNIALKSALLVLMYTFILYRFKISEDVYGILSKFLKK, encoded by the coding sequence ATGAGCAATACCATAGTCACTTATATTGGCTTTGGTATTGGTGCTGTGAACACTTTGTTTTTGTATACGAAATTCATGCAACCGGAAAACTATGGGCTCGTTCAAGTTATCTTGTCCGTTTCTGCTGTGCTCATGCCCATACTGGCGTTCGGAATTCCAAATAGTTTAGTGAAATTCTACAGTAGCTTCAATGAAAATAGAGCCCAAGATGGTTTTTTGACCATGATGTTATTATTACCATTGGTGCTTATCGTACCCATTGCTTTACTTAGTTTTTTTGCCAACGAAGCCATTGGTAGTTTGTTGGCTAGAGAAAACCCAGTTGTCAGAGATTATGTCTGGCATATATTTCTTATCGGTTTGGCCATGGCTTATTTTGAGGTTTTCTATGCCTGGGTGCGTGTTCGTATGAAATCTGTTTTCGGAAATTTCATGAAGGAGATTTTTTGTAGGGTTTGTCAATCCATACTTCTTGTATTATTCGTTTTCGATTATATCGAAATAGAATTCTTTATCAATGCAGTAGTGGTAAGTTATTTACTCCGTATGCTTATTATGAAATTCTACGCCTATCGATTGCACATGCCAAAGTTAATATGGAATATTCCCGGGAATTGGCGAGATATCGTAAAGTATAGTGCGCTGATTATTCTAGGTGGTTCTACGGCCATTGTATTGATGGAAATAGATAAGGTAATGTTGAACAACTTCTTACCTATAGCCAATGTTGCCTATTATGGTGTTGCCGGTTTTATAGCCGTTTCCATAGCGGTTCCGGCTAGGGCCATGCATCAAATTACTTATCCCATGACGGCGGAATATCTCAATAGAAACGATGTATTCTCCTTAAAAGGGCTGTACCAGAAAAGTTCATTGACCCTTTTTATAATTTCCGGCTTGCTGTTTCTTCTTATTATTTTGAATCTAAATGATTTGTATAAGTTATTGCCAGATGGTTATGCCGGAGGGTTCTTTATTGTTTTTTGGATAGGCCTGGCTAAAGTATTTGATGCGCTTCTGGGCAATAATAATTCCATACTCTACAATTCGGACTACTATCGTTCTATATTGTTTTTTGGAGTTTTACTGGCCCTTATGGCCATAGGACTAAATCTTTGGTTAATTCCTACTTATGGTTTAAATGGAGCTGCCATAGCCAGTTTTTCTGCTTTTTTTGTGTACAATTGCCTAAAGCTGTATTACGTGAAGTTAAAATTTCAAATCTCCCCATTTACAAGGGAAACAGTAAAGGTATTTTCCTTGTTGCTTGTATTGGGCGCTATCTTTTATTATTTACAGTTTTCTTTTCATCCTATTTTGAATATTGCCTTAAAAAGTGCTTTGCTCGTTCTTATGTACACCTTTATTCTATATCGATTTAAGATATCTGAAGATGTTTACGGGATACTTTCTAAATTTCTTAAAAAATAA
- a CDS encoding glycosyltransferase family 4 protein, whose product MKKVLVITYYWPPAGGPGVQRWLKFVKYLRDFGIEPVLYIPENPHYPLIDKSFESDIPDDIVIYKHPIWEPYRFASLLSKKKTERISSGIIQHKNQSILEQLMLWVRGNFFIPDARKYWVRPSIKFLYDVLDKEGISSIITTGPPHSVHLIGHYLKEFKKVTWLADFRDPWTSIGYHKKLKLTGIARNRHQELEHLVLNNADKIVVTSQTTKNEFQQLTRKPIHVITNGFDSVTPAKVNLDKKFTISHVGSMLSARNPENFWKVLSELVNEHSAFKAALELRFIGVVSEDILKSLKSFGLDNYLHVVGYVKHDEAVAYQRRSQILLLAEIDAPETVGIIPGKLFEYMAAARPILGIGPEDWEVAKLVADTKTGAIFDYRAHFQLKNVLLNWFQQYQKNALNVASNNINQYSRRELTRKLAEHI is encoded by the coding sequence ATGAAAAAGGTGTTGGTCATTACCTATTATTGGCCACCGGCTGGCGGCCCCGGGGTACAGCGCTGGTTGAAATTTGTGAAATATTTAAGGGATTTTGGAATAGAACCAGTGCTCTATATCCCCGAAAATCCACATTACCCGTTAATTGATAAAAGTTTTGAAAGTGATATTCCTGATGATATTGTTATTTATAAACATCCCATTTGGGAACCGTACCGATTCGCAAGTTTGCTTTCTAAGAAGAAAACTGAACGCATTAGTTCTGGTATAATACAGCATAAAAATCAATCTATATTAGAGCAATTGATGCTATGGGTTCGCGGTAATTTCTTTATACCCGATGCTCGCAAATATTGGGTTAGACCTTCGATAAAATTTTTATACGACGTACTAGATAAAGAAGGGATATCCAGTATAATAACCACTGGTCCACCACATAGCGTACATCTTATAGGACACTATTTAAAGGAATTTAAAAAGGTAACTTGGCTTGCTGATTTTCGGGACCCTTGGACATCCATAGGATACCATAAAAAGTTAAAACTCACCGGGATTGCTCGTAACAGACATCAAGAACTGGAGCATTTAGTGTTAAACAATGCCGATAAAATTGTGGTCACAAGCCAAACAACTAAAAACGAGTTTCAACAACTGACCCGTAAACCTATACATGTAATCACCAATGGTTTTGATAGCGTAACCCCAGCTAAAGTTAATTTAGATAAGAAGTTTACAATTTCTCACGTAGGCTCCATGCTTTCCGCACGGAACCCCGAAAATTTTTGGAAGGTATTATCAGAATTGGTCAATGAGCATAGTGCTTTTAAAGCGGCATTGGAACTTCGTTTTATAGGTGTTGTTAGCGAGGATATTTTAAAATCTCTAAAATCCTTTGGTCTCGATAATTACCTGCATGTAGTAGGTTACGTAAAACATGATGAGGCAGTTGCGTATCAACGACGCTCACAAATACTTTTGCTTGCTGAAATAGATGCTCCGGAAACCGTAGGCATTATTCCGGGTAAATTGTTTGAATATATGGCTGCAGCGCGTCCTATTCTTGGTATTGGCCCAGAGGACTGGGAAGTGGCAAAACTTGTAGCGGATACCAAGACAGGAGCAATATTCGATTATAGGGCACATTTTCAATTGAAAAATGTACTTTTAAACTGGTTTCAACAGTATCAAAAGAATGCACTGAACGTTGCCTCCAATAATATTAACCAATATAGTAGGAGGGAGCTTACAAGAAAATTAGCCGAGCATATTTAA
- a CDS encoding YfhO family protein: protein MKKGLKFFLIHFFVTVFFVLAAVSYFHPVLQGKVIYQHDIAQYTGMAKEQNDFRKRTDTEPYWTNSAFGGMPTYQLGANYPHNYIKQLDRTLRFLPRPADYLFLYLIGFYILLCCLKVDYRLAIVGALAFGFSTYLIIIIGAGHNAKAHALGYLPLLLAGIVLVFRKKYLWGFLLTAIAMALEIVANHYQMTYYFMLLVLVLGIVYLIDAIKRKELKHFFTSVGLLLVAVLLGIATNATGLMATKEYADWSTRGKSELTINPDGSPKNNTGGLSKEYITQWSYGITESLNLFVPRLFGGASQENLGEESKSFNYLVDKGLPRSSALDFVSGIPLYWGKQPGVSGPAYIGAIIFFLFALGLFLVKGKHKWWLLFGTLMSLILSWGKNLSILTDFMIDYFPLYDKFRAVSSIQVILELCVPILAILAIKKLFKDKVPQADKINALKYASATVLGLGVLLFVFKGTFSFVGAADANLRMTGLEELPEMLRLDRKAVYTSDLLRSLGFVLATAVLLWFYLRGKVKTNMVVIVLGAMIVFDLVGVNLRYVNADNFVSKRRMLEPFQKTAADQMILKDEGQFRVFDQTDGFDSAKTAYFHNAITGYHAAKPAGMQDLFEFHVYKGNLSVFNMLNVKYLVREDEEGNKFPIENPNANGNAWFVEKLVQVTTADEEIKALDSLDTKRVAVVNTEKFKNINRYDYKVDSLAAIRLTDYEPNHLTYTATNANAGVAVFSEMYYANGWNAYIDGELKEHFKVNYVLRALKVPEGEHTIEFKFEPAVVEQGSSVTLASTILLGLVLLGGIGFSFWKNKKQEKS, encoded by the coding sequence ATGAAGAAGGGCTTAAAATTCTTTTTGATTCATTTTTTCGTAACTGTCTTTTTTGTTCTAGCAGCAGTTTCTTACTTCCACCCGGTACTTCAAGGTAAAGTCATATATCAACACGATATTGCTCAGTATACGGGAATGGCAAAGGAGCAAAATGATTTCCGTAAAAGGACGGACACTGAACCCTATTGGACCAATAGCGCATTTGGCGGTATGCCCACTTATCAGCTTGGTGCAAATTATCCTCATAATTATATAAAACAATTAGATCGTACCCTTCGTTTTTTACCAAGGCCTGCGGATTATCTGTTTCTGTACCTTATCGGCTTTTATATCCTTTTGTGTTGTTTAAAGGTAGATTACCGATTGGCCATTGTAGGGGCACTTGCATTCGGCTTCTCTACCTATTTAATCATAATAATTGGTGCGGGTCACAACGCAAAAGCTCATGCACTAGGCTATTTGCCATTACTTTTGGCTGGTATAGTTCTAGTATTCAGAAAAAAATACCTCTGGGGATTTCTACTCACGGCAATAGCTATGGCACTCGAAATTGTGGCCAATCACTATCAAATGACTTATTATTTTATGTTGTTGGTTCTGGTATTGGGTATTGTATATCTTATAGACGCCATAAAAAGAAAAGAGCTTAAGCATTTTTTCACCTCGGTCGGTTTGCTATTGGTTGCGGTATTACTAGGTATAGCTACGAATGCTACGGGCTTAATGGCCACAAAGGAATATGCAGATTGGAGTACGCGTGGCAAAAGTGAATTGACCATAAACCCAGATGGTTCTCCAAAAAACAATACGGGTGGTTTAAGTAAGGAATATATTACGCAATGGAGTTATGGCATTACGGAGTCTTTGAATCTTTTTGTTCCACGATTGTTCGGAGGTGCCAGTCAGGAAAACCTGGGCGAGGAATCAAAATCATTTAATTACTTAGTAGACAAGGGACTACCAAGGTCTAGCGCTTTAGACTTTGTTAGCGGAATTCCTTTATACTGGGGTAAACAACCAGGGGTGTCCGGTCCGGCCTACATAGGGGCTATAATTTTTTTCCTGTTTGCACTGGGATTGTTTTTAGTAAAAGGCAAACATAAATGGTGGCTACTTTTTGGTACGTTAATGTCCCTGATTTTATCTTGGGGAAAGAATTTAAGTATACTTACTGACTTCATGATAGACTATTTTCCGCTGTACGACAAGTTCAGGGCGGTGTCTTCCATACAGGTTATTTTAGAACTGTGCGTGCCTATCTTGGCTATTTTAGCTATAAAGAAGTTGTTCAAGGATAAGGTGCCACAGGCAGATAAAATAAATGCGCTCAAATATGCATCGGCAACGGTACTAGGTTTGGGTGTTTTGTTATTTGTTTTTAAGGGAACATTTAGTTTTGTTGGTGCGGCGGATGCTAATTTGAGGATGACCGGACTTGAAGAGCTACCGGAAATGCTTCGCTTAGATCGCAAAGCGGTATACACCAGTGATTTATTACGCTCTTTAGGCTTTGTCTTAGCGACTGCGGTATTGTTATGGTTTTACCTTAGAGGGAAAGTCAAAACCAATATGGTCGTCATAGTTTTAGGTGCTATGATTGTATTTGACCTCGTTGGTGTGAATTTGCGCTACGTCAATGCCGATAATTTCGTTTCTAAAAGAAGAATGTTGGAACCTTTTCAAAAAACAGCGGCCGACCAAATGATTTTAAAGGATGAGGGACAGTTCAGGGTTTTTGACCAAACTGATGGTTTTGACTCTGCTAAAACCGCATATTTTCATAATGCCATAACGGGATACCATGCGGCGAAGCCCGCTGGAATGCAGGATCTTTTCGAGTTTCATGTTTACAAGGGAAACCTTTCCGTTTTTAATATGCTCAATGTCAAGTATCTTGTACGTGAAGATGAGGAGGGGAATAAATTTCCAATAGAAAACCCCAATGCCAATGGTAATGCTTGGTTTGTAGAAAAGTTAGTGCAAGTAACTACTGCGGATGAAGAAATAAAAGCCTTAGATAGTTTGGATACGAAACGTGTCGCAGTAGTGAACACAGAAAAATTTAAGAATATAAATAGGTATGATTATAAGGTAGATTCTCTTGCGGCTATTCGCTTAACGGACTACGAACCCAATCACCTTACCTATACTGCTACCAATGCGAATGCTGGGGTTGCCGTCTTTTCCGAAATGTACTATGCCAATGGGTGGAATGCCTATATAGACGGAGAATTAAAGGAGCATTTTAAGGTTAATTATGTGCTTAGGGCATTAAAAGTCCCCGAAGGAGAACATACTATTGAATTTAAATTTGAGCCTGCGGTAGTAGAACAAGGTAGTTCAGTGACCTTAGCAAGCACAATTTTATTGGGACTCGTTCTTTTAGGCGGAATTGGCTTTTCGTTCTGGAAAAACAAAAAGCAGGAGAAATCATAA
- a CDS encoding DUF4834 family protein, which translates to MAFLKTILIILLGYYLLKILARLFAPKIINYAAKKTESHFKQAFEGFEQQANSYKTDEGEVIINKKSTKRKGDSEKVGEYIDFEELD; encoded by the coding sequence ATGGCTTTTTTAAAAACAATACTGATTATTCTTTTGGGATATTACTTGCTCAAAATCTTGGCAAGATTATTCGCTCCCAAAATAATTAATTACGCAGCAAAGAAAACGGAGTCCCATTTTAAGCAGGCTTTTGAAGGATTTGAACAACAAGCTAATTCCTATAAAACGGATGAAGGGGAAGTGATCATCAATAAAAAATCAACAAAGAGAAAAGGTGATTCCGAAAAAGTAGGGGAGTATATTGATTTCGAAGAACTAGACTAG
- a CDS encoding transporter, with protein sequence MSKPFYIKRVSSFILFLLCILPLALKSQYTDVINSNRPGLSVSAYAVGKNVVQAELGLFYEQSDHTLLNTQSDMWGTDISLRYGLLFERLELNYEGSFQDQEILFNNFDVTAKRTDFTRNRLGLKFLVYDPFKNPERNKPNLYSWRANNKFQLKNLLPAVSIYAGANFVLGDNPYYPGEATISPRVMLATQSRLTPRFVMITNVAHDRIGTEFPEMSYIISLSHAFRNPKWSAFVEHQGIQSDRYADLLIRGGIAHLLNERLQVDFNLGASFKNTPSRIFVSAGGSYRFDFHKDSLVPIEDQDADQNGGAIEKNAMKKKKRKNKGSGAEDIDLGPSKKQLRKLKKAEKKKKKDSGEIEF encoded by the coding sequence ATGAGCAAACCCTTTTACATCAAAAGAGTTTCAAGTTTCATCCTTTTTCTTTTGTGCATACTGCCATTGGCTTTAAAGAGTCAATATACAGATGTTATCAATTCGAATAGACCAGGTCTTTCTGTAAGTGCCTATGCCGTTGGGAAAAATGTTGTGCAAGCGGAACTAGGTCTGTTCTATGAACAAAGTGACCATACTTTGCTGAACACGCAATCCGATATGTGGGGAACGGATATCTCTTTGCGATACGGATTATTATTTGAAAGACTAGAATTAAACTACGAGGGAAGTTTCCAAGACCAGGAAATCCTATTTAACAATTTTGATGTCACCGCAAAAAGAACGGATTTTACTAGAAATAGACTAGGATTAAAATTTTTGGTTTACGATCCCTTTAAAAATCCCGAAAGAAATAAGCCCAATTTATATAGTTGGAGAGCAAACAATAAATTTCAACTTAAAAATCTGCTTCCTGCGGTATCAATCTATGCAGGTGCAAATTTCGTGTTAGGAGATAATCCCTACTACCCAGGAGAGGCCACAATTTCTCCCAGGGTAATGCTAGCTACACAAAGTAGATTAACACCTAGGTTCGTTATGATCACTAATGTTGCTCATGACCGAATAGGGACGGAGTTTCCCGAAATGAGCTATATCATTTCCCTCTCCCATGCTTTTAGAAATCCAAAATGGAGCGCATTTGTTGAGCATCAAGGGATTCAAAGCGACCGCTATGCAGACCTATTAATCAGAGGTGGTATTGCACATTTGTTAAATGAACGCTTACAAGTAGATTTCAATTTAGGCGCTAGTTTCAAGAATACCCCCTCAAGAATATTCGTAAGTGCCGGTGGCTCTTACCGTTTTGACTTCCATAAAGACAGTTTAGTACCCATTGAAGATCAAGATGCCGATCAAAATGGTGGAGCTATCGAAAAGAACGCCATGAAAAAGAAAAAAAGAAAAAATAAGGGCAGCGGTGCCGAAGATATTGATTTGGGGCCTTCCAAAAAACAACTTCGAAAACTAAAAAAGGCCGAAAAGAAAAAGAAAAAAGACTCTGGAGAAATAGAGTTCTAG